The sequence below is a genomic window from Rhodothermales bacterium.
TATCCGCGTCGGATGTCTCCGGCGTTATTGCGGCGGGATCCGCCACTGCGGTCTCTTTCGTCTGGTCTGTTGTCTCCTTGTCCTTTTGCTGGTTGTCAGCCATGATGGTCTCCGGGTTGCCACGACTCTACGAGGTGCGAAACTGATTGCACCTGGTACGAGGATTGAGCGATGCTACCCTGTTGGTTTAGTTTGTGGTTGTCCGACAGCACGCGTCCTCGTTGCCATGCGTCGGTACATGATTGTGTCTAATTAACGGTCGTCCTTTGTATCGCGTCGGCTCTCTTTTCGCACACGCTGCAAGATTGCATCGCGCATGATGTCCAGTTGTTCGTCCGGACTTAGCAATGTCGTATCGATCAGAATCGCGTCGTCTGCTCTTCTGAGCGGCGAGTGCTCTCGCTCCTGGTCCTGCCGATCTCGCTGTCGGATATCTTCAAGCACGTCAGACAACTCGATCGCTTGACCCTGGTCCCGTAGTTCCAGTAAACGTCTTTCTGCTCTCGTCTCCGGACTGGCATCCATAAAGAACTTCGTCCCGGCGTCCGGAAAGACAACCGTCCCGATGTCCCTTCCTTCTACGACCACACTGTTTCCCTCTTCACTCAACGCAGTCGCCACGCGGCGCTGCTCGGAAACAAGTTTCTCTCGCACCTCCGGTATCTGACTGACAAGACTCGCAGCCCTCGTAATCGAAGGCGCTCGAATCTCGCCGGTGACATCGTGCCCATCCAGAAATACCCGCATCTCCCCATCGTCCAGAGAAAGATCAATGCGGACGGAGTCGACAAGAGTCATTGCTCCTTTCCTGGTGATCGGCGTCGCCGAGCGCTCGAAAGCCAGACCCATGGCGCGATACATAGCGCCCGTGTCCAGATAGAAGCCGTGCACAGCACTTGCAAGTGCCCGGGCGGTAGAGCTTTTCCCAGATCCCGCTGGACCGTCAATCGCGATAATCAAATTCAGCTTTCCAAAAAACGGTAGTCAGAAAAAGTACTGATAAATCTGCCGTTCCACAATAAAACGCGTCAGCGGTGGATGAATTGGGGGTGCAGAAGTGGCCAGCGGGTGCAGGCCCTACCCTACCGATGTGCTGATAATTGTGATCGGCTCCGGATACCGTACAGGCCCTACAAGCGTCTGGATCGTAGGAACGGCACGCAGTTTGACGTTCTTCGCTGAGCCTCCCTCACCGGCGAGCGACAGGGCCAGATCCACCAGATCTCGGGCATTTCCTTCGAAAAATCGGATCAGATCAAGCTCGATACGGATCGGGAGGTGCCTGGTCTCGCCCGCGGGTATTACGACCTCATCCTGGAACACACCCGATATGGTTTCGCGGTCCTCGAGGAGCAGCGTCCAGTCCATGCCAACCATTCGCGCCTGCACGCCATTCTCCGCCGGATTCTTCGCCAAGACGTCCAGAACGAATGAGACGGGCAGTTCTTTGCGAGCAACAGCCGCTCCGATTCTCACAATATCGAGCGCCCCGAGATCCTCATACCCCCGAATGCCACTCGTCTCGACTCCCGCTATCCGTAGTTCCGTCAGTGCGTCAATACCGAAATCCACATTGCGAAGATTGGCGACCTCCTTGATTGATGCACATCCGCTAAACAGAAACAGGATCAGAAAGGCGATTATCGAGCGGTTCATCTGAGATTGACCTCTTTTAGAGCGTTTTCGGACCGGCAAAGCTAACTTCACCACAATTTATGCCCATTTCCGCATGAGAAAGCTAAAACCGGACGAAATTCTGGCCCAACGTCGTGAAG
It includes:
- a CDS encoding (d)CMP kinase — translated: MIIAIDGPAGSGKSSTARALASAVHGFYLDTGAMYRAMGLAFERSATPITRKGAMTLVDSVRIDLSLDDGEMRVFLDGHDVTGEIRAPSITRAASLVSQIPEVREKLVSEQRRVATALSEEGNSVVVEGRDIGTVVFPDAGTKFFMDASPETRAERRLLELRDQGQAIELSDVLEDIRQRDRQDQEREHSPLRRADDAILIDTTLLSPDEQLDIMRDAILQRVRKESRRDTKDDR